One Triticum dicoccoides isolate Atlit2015 ecotype Zavitan chromosome 4B, WEW_v2.0, whole genome shotgun sequence genomic window carries:
- the LOC119290750 gene encoding uncharacterized protein LOC119290750 isoform X2: MSEPATQCRGNGGGGEGGAGGMRTVECLRGRLLAERVASKAAKEEADQLAARLDELEKKLSDEVKIRDRAERRLRRAIKRLESVKILDVGSSIGSLSSNSNACSGQQAAPEMDGPASSLSTVDPVRSGPREDKGWDGESVKGSSAGSCTQANSSQDGSWFSVVSEQSGSGVCKEEESRTEDSDDAANEKCGSGDGAGDVDRDSERREEQPGASSGSSKSEASYRDEEDDRLALVLADNPHYSAEPAETKEKEEEKEENDGLAMVLADPQPRATSVGGNDVQSVLLALRQVKEQLRYTIQRRSEGLVAHRELCGH; the protein is encoded by the exons ATGTCTGAACCAGCCACGCAATGCAG GGgaaatggcggcggcggcgagggcggtgcCGGCGGCATGAGGACGGTGGAGTGCCTCAGAGGGAGGCTGCTCGCCGAGAGGGTGGCGTCCAAGGCGGCCAAGGAGGAAGCCGACCAGCTCGCCGCCAGG TTGGATGAGCTTGAGAAGAAGCTCTCCGACGAGGTCAAGATCAGGGACAGGGCGGAGCGGAGGCTGAGGAGGGCCATCAAGAGGCTCGAGTCCGTCAAGATTCTGGATGTGGGGAGCTCCATCGGCTCGCTCTCCTCCAACTCcaacgcctgctccggccaacaggcGGCGCCGGAGATGGACGGTCCGGCGAGCTCGTTGAGCACCGTCGATCCCGTACGGTCCGGCCCTCGCGAGGACAAGGGATGGGACGGCGAGAGCGTGAAGGGCTCCTCGGCCGGTTCCTGCACTCAGGCCAACTCCTCCCAGGACGGGAGCTGGTTCTCCGTTGTGTCCGAGCAGTCCGGCTCTGGAGTCTGCAAGGAGGAGGAGAGTCGCACGGAGGACTCTGACGACGCCGCGAACGAGAAGTGCGGTTCCGGTGACGGCGCTGGTGACGTTGATCGTGATTCAGAGAG gaGAGAAGAGCAGCCTGGAGCGTCCAGCGGCTCGTCAAAATCCGAAGCGAGCTACCGCGACGAGGAGGACGACAGGCTCGCGCTGGTGCTGGCAGACAACCCGCACTACAGCGCAGAGCCGGCCGAGaccaaggagaaggaggaggagaaagaagagAATGACGGGCTCGCCATGGTCCTGGCGGACCCCCAGCCGAGAGCGACGAGCGTCGGCGGCAACGACGTGCAGTCGGTCCTGCTGGCGCTGCGGCAGGTCAAGGAGCAGCTGCGCTACACCATTCAGAGGAGGTCCGAGGGGCTTGTCGCGCACCGAGAGCTATGCGGTCACTGA
- the LOC119290750 gene encoding uncharacterized protein LOC119290750 isoform X1, with the protein MSEPATQCRGNGGGGEGGAGGMRTVECLRGRLLAERVASKAAKEEADQLAARLDELEKKLSDEVKIRDRAERRLRRAIKRLESVKILDVGSSIGSLSSNSNACSGQQAAPEMDGPASSLSTVDPVRSGPREDKGWDGESVKGSSAGSCTQANSSQDGSWFSVVSEQSGSGVCKEEESRTEDSDDAANEKCGSGDGAGDVDRDSESRREEQPGASSGSSKSEASYRDEEDDRLALVLADNPHYSAEPAETKEKEEEKEENDGLAMVLADPQPRATSVGGNDVQSVLLALRQVKEQLRYTIQRRSEGLVAHRELCGH; encoded by the exons ATGTCTGAACCAGCCACGCAATGCAG GGgaaatggcggcggcggcgagggcggtgcCGGCGGCATGAGGACGGTGGAGTGCCTCAGAGGGAGGCTGCTCGCCGAGAGGGTGGCGTCCAAGGCGGCCAAGGAGGAAGCCGACCAGCTCGCCGCCAGG TTGGATGAGCTTGAGAAGAAGCTCTCCGACGAGGTCAAGATCAGGGACAGGGCGGAGCGGAGGCTGAGGAGGGCCATCAAGAGGCTCGAGTCCGTCAAGATTCTGGATGTGGGGAGCTCCATCGGCTCGCTCTCCTCCAACTCcaacgcctgctccggccaacaggcGGCGCCGGAGATGGACGGTCCGGCGAGCTCGTTGAGCACCGTCGATCCCGTACGGTCCGGCCCTCGCGAGGACAAGGGATGGGACGGCGAGAGCGTGAAGGGCTCCTCGGCCGGTTCCTGCACTCAGGCCAACTCCTCCCAGGACGGGAGCTGGTTCTCCGTTGTGTCCGAGCAGTCCGGCTCTGGAGTCTGCAAGGAGGAGGAGAGTCGCACGGAGGACTCTGACGACGCCGCGAACGAGAAGTGCGGTTCCGGTGACGGCGCTGGTGACGTTGATCGTGATTCAGAGAG caggaGAGAAGAGCAGCCTGGAGCGTCCAGCGGCTCGTCAAAATCCGAAGCGAGCTACCGCGACGAGGAGGACGACAGGCTCGCGCTGGTGCTGGCAGACAACCCGCACTACAGCGCAGAGCCGGCCGAGaccaaggagaaggaggaggagaaagaagagAATGACGGGCTCGCCATGGTCCTGGCGGACCCCCAGCCGAGAGCGACGAGCGTCGGCGGCAACGACGTGCAGTCGGTCCTGCTGGCGCTGCGGCAGGTCAAGGAGCAGCTGCGCTACACCATTCAGAGGAGGTCCGAGGGGCTTGTCGCGCACCGAGAGCTATGCGGTCACTGA
- the LOC119290751 gene encoding protein MODIFIER OF SNC1 11-like, with the protein MASQDSKPAQVPATAELTAPAAAAAGEAPNPTSPTAAQNPSAAAAAAAGGAATDLEKKMRRAERFGTQVVMSEDEKRSSRAERFGTGSSNEKMEEQKKKSRAERFGLPTPSSDDTEAKKKARLERFGQSTEVGKAEEEKRKARALRFAGAPSGSSEGKDKDTSKPDTATVAGTA; encoded by the exons ATGGCATCTCAGGATTCCAAGCCCGCGCAAGTCCCGGCCACCGCTGAGCTCACGGCCCCGGCGGCTGCTGCCGCAGGGGAGGCGCCGAATCCCACTTCCCCGACAGCAGCCCAAAACCCTAGCgctgccgcggccgccgccgccggtggGGCAGCCACGGATCTAGAGAAGAAGATGCGCCGAGCGGAGCGGTTTGGGACGCAGGTGGTGATGTCCGAGGACGAGAAGCGAAGCAGCCGCGCCGAGAG GTTTGGGACCGGATCTTCCAATGAAAAGATGGAGGAGCAGAAGAAGAAGTCCAGAGCTGAGAG GTTTGGCCTTCCCACGCCCTCCTCTGATGATACCGAGGCAAAGAAAAAAGCCCGCTTAGAGCGATTTGGTCAGAGCACAGAAGTTGGCAAGGCGGAAGAAGAGAAGCGGAAGGCACGGGCCCTTAG GTTTGCAGGAGCGCCTAGTGGGTCATCTGAAGGAAAGGACAAAGACACCTCCAAGCCG GACACGGCTACTGTAGCTGGCACGGCATAA